One Urocitellus parryii isolate mUroPar1 chromosome 8, mUroPar1.hap1, whole genome shotgun sequence DNA window includes the following coding sequences:
- the LOC113201543 gene encoding class I histocompatibility antigen, Gogo-OKO alpha chain-like: MGVVAPRELLLLLLGTLALTNIWAGSHSLRYFDTSVSRPGHGKPRFISVGYVDDTQFVRFDSDAENPREEARAPWMEQEGSEFWDQITQISTSNAHHHLVCLNNLRGYYNQSEGGSHILQRIWGCDVGPDRRFLRGYKQYAYDGKDYISLNEDLSSWTSADAAARNTQRKLEAAGDAEHSRTYLEGTCVEELLRYLENGKEALQRLDPPKTHLTHHTSPDGDVTLKCWALGFYPKEITLNWQRDGEDQIQDLELVETRPAGDGNFQKWAAVVVPAGEEQRYTCHVHHEGLPEPLVLRWEPPSQPIMGIVAGLVLLGAVVTGAVVPFVLWKKKNTGRKSAGTYASAACNDSAQDSDVSLTA; the protein is encoded by the exons ATGGGGGTAGTGGCTCCCCGAGAGTTGCTCCTGCTGCTGTTGGGGACCCTGGCCCTGACTAACATTTGGGCAG GCTCCCACTCCTTGAGGTATTTCGACACCTCCGTGTCCCGACCGGGTCACGGGAAGCCTCGCTTCATCTCCGTGGGCTACGTGGACGACACGCAGTTCGTGCGCTTCGACAGCGACGCCGAGAATCCCAGGGAGGAGGCGCGGGCGCCATGGATGGAGCAAGAGGGATCTGAGTTTTGGGACCAGATCACACAGATTTCCACGAGCAACGCACATCATCACCTAGTGTGCTTGAACAACCTGCGCGGGTACTACAACCAGAGCGAGGGCG gCTCTCACATACTCCAGAGGATTTGGGGCTGTGACGTGGGGCCAGACAGACGCTTCCTCCGCGGGTACAAGCAGTACGCCTACGATGGCAAGGATTACATCTCCCTGAATGAGGACCTGAGCTCCTGGACCTCAGCGGACGCAGCGGCCCGAAACACCCAGCGGAAGTTGGAGGCAGCCGGTGACGCAGAGCACAGCAGGACCTACCTGGAGGGTACCTGTGTGGAGGAGCTCCTCAGATATCTGGAGAACGGGAAGGAGGCATTGCAGCGCTTAG ACCCCCCAAAGACACATCTGACTCACCACACTAGCCCTGATGGAGATGTCACTCTGAAGTGCTGGGCCCTGGGATTCTATCCTAAGGAGATCACCCTGAACTGGCAACGAGATGGGGAGGACCAGATCCAGGACTTGGAACTTGTGGAGACCAGGCCTGCAGGGGATGGAAACTTCCAGAAGTGGGCAGCTGTGGTGGTGCCTGCTGGAGAGGAGCAGAGATACACATGCCATGTGCACCATGAGGGGCTGCCTGAGCCCCTCGTCCTGAGATGGG AGCCACCCTCTCAGCCCATCATGGGAATTGTTGCTGGCCTGGTCCTCCTTGGAGCTGTTGTCACTGGAGCTGTGGTCCCTTTTGTCttgtggaagaagaaaaacacaggtAGGAAAAGTGCAGG GACCTATGCTTCAGCTGCCT GTAATGACAGTGCCCAGGACTCTGATGTGTCTCTCACTGCTTAA